One window of Catonella massiliensis genomic DNA carries:
- a CDS encoding ATP-binding protein → MNVTDRIPLRIANTLLNSLKGGVVPRTGLGYITVGRKDEIDALLNDIEMISEGGASFRFVVGKYGAGKSFLLQTIRNYAMERGFVVVDADLSPERRLVGNKGDGLATYKELMKNLSTQTSPDGGALSLLLSKWINALKTEVMTENSLTADSEKLNGLVEIKIHQTVNELETIVHGFDFARIISLYWKAVVTEDEELKSRTLKWLRGEYGTKTEAKAELGVGVIINDDDWYEYIKLFSMFVVKAGYKGMIMMIDELVNLFKIPNSISRQNNYEKILTIYNDIMQGKAKYLGVIMGGTPQCVEDTRRGIFSYEALRSRLESSRFSDGSTRDLLSPIIRLKPLTPEEMYFLICKLEKIHAQVYKYEAGLSSETLQYFIKTEFSRVGAGQNITPREIIRDFIEILNILIQNPDKTLEGILGGDDFNYAKSSEDTEEIKSEFKGFEI, encoded by the coding sequence ATGAATGTAACAGACAGAATACCGCTTAGAATAGCAAACACCCTGCTAAATTCCCTTAAGGGTGGAGTTGTGCCACGCACCGGCTTAGGCTATATAACGGTAGGTAGGAAAGATGAAATAGATGCACTTTTAAATGATATTGAAATGATATCCGAAGGAGGTGCTTCATTTCGATTTGTTGTTGGGAAATACGGAGCTGGTAAGAGTTTTTTGCTACAGACTATTCGTAACTATGCTATGGAAAGGGGCTTCGTAGTGGTGGATGCTGACCTTTCACCTGAGCGAAGGCTTGTAGGCAATAAGGGTGACGGGCTCGCTACTTACAAAGAGCTTATGAAAAACCTCTCCACTCAAACCTCTCCCGATGGAGGAGCCTTAAGTCTCTTACTAAGCAAATGGATAAATGCACTTAAAACTGAAGTGATGACAGAAAACTCACTAACTGCTGACAGCGAGAAGCTTAACGGACTGGTTGAGATTAAGATTCATCAAACTGTAAATGAGCTTGAAACCATAGTACATGGCTTTGATTTTGCAAGGATAATTTCCCTTTACTGGAAAGCTGTAGTTACTGAGGATGAAGAGCTTAAAAGTAGAACCTTAAAATGGCTTAGAGGAGAGTATGGGACTAAGACTGAGGCTAAGGCGGAGCTTGGAGTTGGTGTCATTATAAATGATGATGACTGGTATGAGTATATTAAGCTCTTTTCTATGTTCGTAGTAAAGGCAGGATATAAGGGGATGATAATGATGATTGATGAACTCGTCAATTTATTTAAGATTCCCAATTCTATATCAAGGCAAAATAATTATGAGAAAATCTTAACAATATACAACGATATAATGCAGGGCAAGGCGAAGTACTTGGGAGTGATAATGGGAGGTACGCCTCAGTGTGTTGAGGATACAAGAAGAGGTATATTTAGCTACGAGGCACTTAGGTCGAGGCTTGAAAGCAGTAGATTTTCTGATGGAAGTACAAGAGATTTGCTGTCTCCTATTATAAGGCTAAAACCTCTTACCCCTGAAGAAATGTATTTTCTTATCTGTAAGCTAGAGAAAATTCATGCTCAGGTGTACAAGTATGAGGCAGGGCTTAGCTCTGAAACCTTGCAGTATTTTATAAAAACTGAATTTAGCAGGGTAGGAGCAGGACAGAATATTACACCACGTGAGATAATAAGGGATTTTATAGAAATACTTAACATCCTCATTCAAAATCCTGACAAAACCCTTGAGGGCATACTTGGAGGGGATGATTTTAACTACGCTAAGTCAAGCGAAGATACTGAGGAAATAAAGAGCGAATTTAAGGGATTTGAGATATGA
- a CDS encoding TerB N-terminal domain-containing protein: protein MWKKIIRELKMLGNEALMEFLRKILPDETDEEKMEEKARKLAIRKPAQSDSGYLLIDPLENKGNGRYERESIERRLQEPVAESEPYSTFRQMRILGKKAGLSSDWYLGDTETFLKQAKFMEDFSDDADKAYPLEAYYTTYDRMNDNQLRTYFTWRTKVRNSNVTDISVSYLFCYVYELLNGIGTKCAEETIEKLIYIWTEFRKYDDSIDGHFRTWIRDYYIVNHNELLQGFSYYRDLMPINYYGFEPRLYVEMMDFKWKSLKAVEIFSSFRITDGQFYKSGNQEIIEKCACFVLERLSQTLNEAETDIKKLFTAKQSEIIYSFFRGAVVKPSNFFEQVVPLDGIETYKFNGKSRKIDAPDIGKYKAIVGYILKLTEVNMRKMFGSKRSLQPPAIKQVEKCFFNDKSDYGYYAGSHISKLSSWKRKMLEALYEDSFEETIIQAISDFIKEENIVIKNGKLEIIKPIEIDLSKIKDIERDHIETAKRLILEEDIERDEGQLSEIYNCKKNYRQQEINLINKAEVQSNNESDIKSKNDANAAKIPLPSINQISKIDEVHIVNGSYENESQSIGQLNIFDFAKETITDEGNKPEIETKHYDNAELSGCQAVINVLSNEAKDLISHLANGEKTGSNYELLVEEINEKALEITGDNLIEYVSGEPQIYEDYLNEVKEAVGGR from the coding sequence ATGTGGAAAAAAATAATACGGGAGCTTAAGATGCTTGGAAATGAAGCCTTAATGGAATTTTTAAGGAAAATTTTGCCTGATGAAACTGATGAAGAAAAGATGGAGGAAAAGGCTCGTAAACTAGCCATTAGAAAGCCTGCACAATCTGATTCCGGTTATCTGCTTATCGATCCTTTAGAAAACAAGGGAAATGGAAGGTACGAAAGAGAAAGTATTGAGAGGAGGCTACAAGAGCCTGTGGCTGAGAGCGAGCCTTATTCCACCTTCCGTCAGATGAGAATTTTAGGCAAGAAGGCTGGTTTAAGCAGTGATTGGTATCTTGGGGATACTGAGACCTTTCTAAAACAGGCAAAATTCATGGAGGACTTTAGTGACGATGCAGACAAAGCCTATCCTTTGGAAGCCTACTATACTACCTATGATAGGATGAATGATAATCAGCTTAGGACCTATTTTACTTGGAGGACAAAGGTTAGGAACTCTAATGTAACGGATATATCTGTATCCTACTTGTTTTGTTATGTATATGAACTATTAAACGGGATAGGTACGAAGTGTGCAGAAGAGACCATTGAAAAGCTAATATATATATGGACTGAGTTTAGAAAATATGATGACAGCATCGATGGACATTTTCGAACCTGGATAAGGGACTACTATATTGTAAACCATAATGAACTTTTACAAGGTTTTTCGTATTATAGAGACTTGATGCCAATTAATTACTATGGTTTTGAACCTCGCTTATATGTTGAAATGATGGACTTTAAGTGGAAGAGTTTAAAAGCAGTTGAAATTTTTTCATCTTTTAGGATAACTGATGGACAGTTTTATAAATCCGGCAATCAGGAGATTATCGAAAAATGTGCCTGCTTTGTACTTGAGAGACTTTCACAGACTTTGAATGAGGCTGAAACAGATATCAAAAAATTGTTCACAGCTAAACAAAGTGAGATTATATACTCTTTCTTTAGAGGAGCAGTGGTTAAGCCTTCTAACTTTTTTGAGCAGGTTGTCCCGCTTGATGGTATTGAGACCTATAAATTCAATGGAAAGTCCCGTAAAATAGATGCTCCTGACATAGGAAAATACAAAGCTATTGTGGGATACATATTAAAGCTTACTGAAGTTAATATGAGGAAAATGTTTGGCTCAAAGAGAAGTCTACAGCCTCCTGCGATTAAACAGGTGGAGAAATGCTTTTTCAATGATAAAAGTGATTATGGTTACTATGCCGGCAGCCATATTTCTAAGTTAAGCTCCTGGAAAAGAAAAATGCTTGAGGCATTGTATGAAGATAGTTTTGAAGAAACTATAATTCAGGCAATTTCTGACTTTATAAAAGAGGAAAACATAGTAATAAAAAATGGCAAACTTGAAATAATTAAGCCTATTGAGATAGACCTCAGCAAAATCAAAGATATTGAAAGAGACCATATTGAAACTGCTAAAAGGCTCATTCTTGAAGAGGATATCGAAAGAGATGAGGGACAACTTTCAGAAATATATAATTGTAAGAAGAATTATAGACAGCAAGAAATAAACTTAATTAACAAAGCTGAAGTACAATCTAATAATGAAAGTGATATTAAGTCAAAAAATGATGCAAATGCTGCTAAAATACCATTACCATCTATAAATCAAATCTCTAAAATAGATGAGGTACATATAGTGAATGGAAGTTATGAAAATGAAAGTCAGTCAATTGGACAATTAAATATATTTGATTTTGCTAAAGAAACAATAACTGATGAAGGTAATAAGCCTGAAATTGAAACTAAACATTATGATAATGCTGAGCTATCAGGCTGCCAAGCAGTTATAAATGTCTTGTCGAACGAGGCAAAAGACCTGATTTCACATCTTGCAAATGGTGAAAAAACAGGCTCAAATTATGAACTTCTTGTTGAAGAAATAAATGAGAAGGCACTTGAAATAACAGGTGATAACCTGATTGAATATGTATCAGGTGAGCCACAGATTTATGAAGATTATTTGAATGAAGTAAAAGAGGCAGTTGGAGGAAGGTAA